The following proteins are encoded in a genomic region of Bacillus sp. FJAT-22090:
- a CDS encoding DUF6434 domain-containing protein, which translates to MRPEITRDLNVNDFRNFYWLKEELQTFCRENEISASGSKIEITDRIAIFLETGKIQKPMRKKSPSSKEIELEELNLDTVITENHRCSQVVRAFFALVIPKFHFSTYIQNYFKENVGKTYRDVVDAWYEEEERKKDPSYKKQIGSQFEYNQFTRDYFADPKNNGKKREDAIKAWNAIKVLPGSNKYKGFA; encoded by the coding sequence TTGAGACCTGAAATAACAAGAGATTTGAATGTAAACGATTTTCGCAATTTTTATTGGTTAAAAGAGGAATTGCAAACTTTTTGTAGGGAAAATGAGATAAGTGCTTCTGGTTCCAAAATAGAAATTACGGATAGGATAGCAATATTTCTTGAAACAGGAAAAATACAGAAGCCAATGAGGAAAAAAAGTCCTTCCTCGAAAGAAATAGAATTGGAAGAGTTAAATTTAGATACGGTTATTACTGAAAATCATCGTTGTAGTCAGGTAGTTAGGGCTTTCTTTGCATTGGTAATTCCGAAATTTCATTTCTCCACTTATATTCAAAATTATTTTAAAGAAAACGTTGGAAAAACATATAGGGACGTTGTTGATGCATGGTATGAGGAAGAGGAAAGAAAAAAAGATCCATCGTATAAAAAACAAATAGGTTCACAATTCGAATACAATCAATTTACCAGAGATTATTTTGCAGATCCTAAAAACAATGGTAAAAAAAGAGAAGATGCAATTAAAGCTTGGAATGCAATTAAAGTTCTACCGGGTAGCAATAAATATAAAGGGTTTGCTTAG